The genomic window AATTATTCGGATGGATCATATCAACTCGTTCAGACGCTTGACCTTGGAAGAGACCCAGAGTTCAGTCCACAAACTGGAGACTCGAACAATGATGGCATAATCGACTTGCCCATTGGGAGCAATGTGGGATTCTCCAAGTATTTGCGTATCCTGCAGTTCGACGGAGTAGACTATGAATTTGTTGAAGATGGTCCCAACAACGGGGATACTTGGGTGCAGCCCACCGTTGGCGATGTGGACGGAGACGGGTATGATGAGATAGTGTATGGGCATGAAATCGCTGACCCAGACCCAAATGCGCTTGATGTCTACCAGGTTACATCAGGCAATTTCGACCTTGAAACAACGATAGGGCCTGAAACCGGGTACGAGTACTTCTGGAGGCCACGGATTGGAGATATTACAGGAGATGGTGTTGATGACCTCGTATTTACTGGCGAAACTTCAACCTCTGTTGATACGTTTGCCTACGCAGTTAATTCAACGTCTCCGAATCAGCGCCCCACATCCCCACACTTCATAGATATGCCAAACAGCACTGCAGGAAACAGTCTGCTTACAGAATGGAATGAATCAACAGACCTCGATGGAATCGTACATCGATACGAGCTCGAGATAGATAATTCTTCATCATTTCTGGCACCACAAATATTCGAGACCACAGAAACATCATACAGAGTATCTATGCTAGAAAACGGAACTTACTACTTCAGAGTGCGTGCAGTAGATGATGAAGGACTAGCTAGCATCTGGAGTGGCACCCATGTTACGGTTGTTGAGATCCCTGCAGAAGCGGTTCCTCCAGCACTCACAATCTCGTACATAGAAGACATCTATACCACTCCCAGTGCTACAATTGCATGGAGCGAGCCAGACCTGAGCGCGGGAGGGTCAGTCGATTATGAAGCAGAACTAGCTAAGAATTCCAATTTCACACTCAACAGGGAGAAGCACTACTGTTCGAAACCCAACATAACTGTCAGATATCTCGCAGAAGGAACATATTACTTCAGAGTCCGAGCTCGAGTGAATGGGTCGATATACGGACCGTGGTCTGATACAGAATCCTTCTTCGTTTATCTGTCTACAATCACGATAGTTGGACCGGAGGACTTCTTCATACTAGATACTGCTACAAATGCTTCGGTATCTTGGACAGTGAATAGCGAATATCGGTTCAGCTACAGCATTTACATTGATAGTCTCCGGATGAACTCCGATGAAAACAGATTGACTAACATCACCTTCTTGTTACCCAAGCTGGCTATAGGTCAGCATAATATCACACTGGAAATCATTGACTTGGCTGGCTCCACGTTCGTCGATTCGGTTCAAGTCACAGTTGTTCAGAATATAGGCGCACTAACGATTTCTCTCTCATTCCATGGCGGGCTTATACTGATCGTGGCTGCGATTTCCATGTATCTATACAGATCGAAGAAGAGAGAGAAGTGGGAAGAATTCTTTCCATAGTTGGTTTCCAACATGATTTGAAAGTCGACAAGGGTCTCCTTGGGCTAGCCATCCCTCTTGCTTCTGTAATAATAGACGATTGCTATGGCAATGGCAGCCACTCCAACTCCTGCAGCTCCTATAAGGTATGGGTCAATGTCAGAGGTTTCTACTTGTGGACACACCAATGACAGATTTCCTCCGAAAAGATCAACCATGACAGGTTCAGGAGCAGTCCCATTACACAGCTCCTCATATTCTGGAAAAGCAGGAAACACTACATCCTGGATATACTCCTGTGATTTCGGAGATGCAAAGGCGAATGCTTCTTCAGCACTAACATCACCATTTCCGTTGGTATCTGCAGTATCATTGAGAAATGCGGATGTGAAGAAGTGGTTGAACACATCCCCAAGTATTGGCAACCCCTCATCGATACCACCGGCCCAAGCCAGTTCATCATGGCCTACGGACCCGACACGGACAGCCGAAGCATCTCCTGGAATACCGGTGATGAACTTGCCCGCATGACATGTTGAAAACACCATCAATTTCTGTTCAGCTGGGATTTGCCCCCAGGCTTCTCCTACAGCAATCCCATCGCCTATGACATTCTCCAACCAGGAACCATGAGCAAGAACAAATAGCAGGATCACATCGTTTTCATCGGATTTTTCCTCAAGCCACTCTAGGGCATCAAGCATACTAGACTCGGTGATTGCATCATGAAGGAT from Candidatus Thorarchaeota archaeon includes these protein-coding regions:
- a CDS encoding VCBS repeat-containing protein is translated as NYSDGSYQLVQTLDLGRDPEFSPQTGDSNNDGIIDLPIGSNVGFSKYLRILQFDGVDYEFVEDGPNNGDTWVQPTVGDVDGDGYDEIVYGHEIADPDPNALDVYQVTSGNFDLETTIGPETGYEYFWRPRIGDITGDGVDDLVFTGETSTSVDTFAYAVNSTSPNQRPTSPHFIDMPNSTAGNSLLTEWNESTDLDGIVHRYELEIDNSSSFLAPQIFETTETSYRVSMLENGTYYFRVRAVDDEGLASIWSGTHVTVVEIPAEAVPPALTISYIEDIYTTPSATIAWSEPDLSAGGSVDYEAELAKNSNFTLNREKHYCSKPNITVRYLAEGTYYFRVRARVNGSIYGPWSDTESFFVYLSTITIVGPEDFFILDTATNASVSWTVNSEYRFSYSIYIDSLRMNSDENRLTNITFLLPKLAIGQHNITLEIIDLAGSTFVDSVQVTVVQNIGALTISLSFHGGLILIVAAISMYLYRSKKREKWEEFFP
- a CDS encoding caspase family protein — protein: MYDDSSKGSLVITVGTLALLLVTCGIPVLPLHPVSAQENPREGWAVIMEMLNYPEGWTDLPTGNADSQKWTDTLQSLNWSADHISILHDAITESSMLDALEWLEEKSDENDVILLFVLAHGSWLENVIGDGIAVGEAWGQIPAEQKLMVFSTCHAGKFITGIPGDASAVRVGSVGHDELAWAGGIDEGLPILGDVFNHFFTSAFLNDTADTNGNGDVSAEEAFAFASPKSQEYIQDVVFPAFPEYEELCNGTAPEPVMVDLFGGNLSLVCPQVETSDIDPYLIGAAGVGVAAIAIAIVYYYRSKRDG